A single Elaeis guineensis isolate ETL-2024a chromosome 15, EG11, whole genome shotgun sequence DNA region contains:
- the LOC105058031 gene encoding zinc finger protein ZAT6, protein MAFQALPDSTTSTPSTEALPWAMRESSKRHPSSPLQTQEEYLALCLVMLARGHDHRQQPSPPPPPPAPKLSHKCSVCGKAFPSYQALGGHKSSHRRPTGLEDVRLFSSFGGNGPVSSGGSDGGSEGGRAHRCSVCFRSFATGQALGGHKRCHYWEGWSSSGVTVRDFDLNLPPLPEFGVERWGAGEEEEVKSPLKAKKPRLLISA, encoded by the coding sequence ATGGCCTTCCAAGCTCTACCGGACTCCACCACCTCGACTCCATCCACAGAGGCCTTGCCATGGGCGATGAGGGAGAGCTCCAAGCGCCACCCCTCCTCCCCTCTCCAAACCCAGGAGGAATATCTCGCTCTTTGCCTTGTCATGCTTGCGCGCGGCCACGACCACCGGCAGCAACCGtcgccgcctcctcctcctccggcgccgAAGCTTTCTCACAAATGCTCTGTCTGTGGCAAGGCGTTCCCTTCGTACCAGGCGCTCGGCGGGCACAAGTCCAGCCACCGGCGACCCACGGGGCTTGAAGACGTGCGTCTCTTCTCCTCGTTTGGCGGCAACGGGCCGGTGTCGTCGGGTGGGTCTGACGGCGGCTCGGAGGGTGGCAGGGCTCACCGGTGCTCTGTTTGCTTTAGGAGTTTCGCGACGGGGCAGGCGCTGGGTGGGCACAAGCGGTGCCACTACTGGGAGGGGTGGTCGAGCTCGGGTGTCACTGTGAGAGATTTTGATCTGAACCTGCCGCCGTTGCCGGAGTTTGGGGTGGAGAGGTGGGGAgcaggggaggaggaggaggtgaagAGCCCTCTGAAGGCGAAGAAGCCGAGGCTTTTGATTTCGGCCTAA